The following proteins come from a genomic window of Methanoculleus caldifontis:
- a CDS encoding sulfide/dihydroorotate dehydrogenase-like FAD/NAD-binding protein, which translates to MKRLYKVETANKLADRVYEYWIRAPQVAQHARAGQFVILRLHEKGERIPLTISAVRGDAVRVIFMAVGKTTEELATLRAGDSISDVVGPLGKPSEIENYGTCCVIGGGVGIASTPLIVKELREAGNHVIGIIGARNADLLILEDEMREACNELYVTTDDGSKGVHGFAADVLKKLLAERKIDRVWIIGPAIMMKVTSGATVPYGVKTYVSLNPIMVDGTGMCGSCRVTVGGETKFACVDGPEFDAHQVDFAELMQRQRIYTGQEKASLERFAEHRCRCGEGGHHHE; encoded by the coding sequence GTGAAGCGGTTGTATAAGGTGGAAACGGCGAATAAACTCGCCGACCGGGTTTATGAATACTGGATACGTGCGCCGCAGGTGGCGCAGCACGCACGCGCAGGCCAGTTTGTCATCCTGCGCCTGCACGAAAAAGGCGAGCGGATACCGCTCACCATCTCGGCCGTCAGGGGAGACGCCGTCAGGGTGATCTTCATGGCCGTCGGCAAGACGACCGAGGAGCTGGCGACCCTCCGGGCCGGCGACAGCATCAGCGACGTCGTGGGCCCGCTCGGAAAACCGAGCGAGATTGAGAACTACGGCACCTGCTGCGTCATCGGCGGCGGTGTCGGGATCGCGAGCACCCCCCTCATCGTCAAAGAACTCAGGGAAGCGGGCAACCACGTCATCGGGATCATCGGGGCGCGCAACGCCGATCTCCTCATCCTCGAGGACGAGATGCGGGAGGCCTGCAACGAGCTCTACGTCACGACCGACGACGGGAGCAAGGGCGTCCACGGTTTTGCAGCCGACGTCCTGAAGAAACTGCTCGCAGAGCGAAAGATCGACCGGGTCTGGATCATCGGCCCCGCCATCATGATGAAGGTCACCTCCGGCGCGACGGTGCCCTACGGCGTCAAGACCTACGTGAGCCTCAACCCGATCATGGTCGACGGGACGGGGATGTGCGGCTCCTGCCGGGTCACCGTCGGGGGAGAGACGAAGTTTGCCTGCGTCGACGGTCCCGAGTTCGACGCCCACCAGGTCGACTTTGCCGAACTGATGCAGCGGCAGCGGATCTACACCGGCCAGGAGAAGGCCTCGCTCGAGCGGTTCGCGGAGCACCGGTGCCGGTGCGGCGAAGGGGGTCACCACCATGAGTGA